One stretch of Pomacea canaliculata isolate SZHN2017 linkage group LG11, ASM307304v1, whole genome shotgun sequence DNA includes these proteins:
- the LOC112575540 gene encoding protein PML-like — translation MKSETLKPKSSAFDPRDTECCVCSHDFVDPKILPCGHILCRPCVISCLESSSSSSNDQSDCPLCRRAIVDSEERAARKWDEVVDALPTDFAMEALVASSRALSESRTCGVCDAEASSVCLRCWVLLCASCVRLHRSFLTTRHHPVESLTSVTPMHLLSRRPAFCSGECHDQEEDTGHVLDVGTVSRLFCVDHGVALCTDCAVADHRACPEVRRLEDVAKETDQQLVEMSAKLSAAESELDGALRKVNARSAEVDRSEQAAVAKLNEVFEQLHQLVEKAREDLTSSARAAHDEVRSELAEVKTLLERRRRSVASYKGLLTHVTDLVPCPSLTEAKVRLHESVSAINVSADVQSATTLPSMPRVKVDAAVIKRVQVELEHLGYREEKPKEPDLVFHENRGTNILLTEDRKTAERMAPENNPGQGMIVSRDAMEEDVLYEVRVDQMTDNWNYTLRVGVTGTRPAHLSMVYWYEDFDDYFIICHCSLFDHGETVETDYGKALETLRVGSRVGLLLDSCGNLHLYVDGCDQGVAKHSVSQPCFALFDIRNRVTKVTALPSRRLQ, via the exons ATGAAGTCAGAGACACTGAAGCCAAAGTCATCAGCGTTCGACCCACGTGACACCGAGTGCTGCGTCTGCAGCCACGACTTCGTGGACCCCAAGATCCTGCCATGCGGCCACATTCTGTGCCGACCGTGCGTCATATCCTGTCTGGagtccagcagcagcagcagcaacgacCAATCGGACTGCCCGTTGTGCCGCCGCGCCATCGTAGACTCCGAGGAGCGTGCCGCGCGGAAGTgggatgaggtggtcgacgccCTGCCCACGGACTTCGCCATGGAGGCGCTGGTGGCCAGCTCTCGCGCGCTTTCCGAGAGTCGAACGTGCGGTGTGTGCGACGCGGAAGCCTCCTCGGTTTGTCTGCGCTGCTGGGTCCTCTTGTGCGCGTCGTGCGTGCGACTGCACCGGAGTTTCCTGACCACCCGCCACCACCCGGTGGAGAGCCTGACCTCCGTCACACCCATGCATCTGCTGTCCCGGCGTCCAGCCTTCTGCAGCGGCGAGTGTCACGACCAGGAAGAAGACACAGGTCACGTCCTCGACGTGGGGACGGTGTCGCGCCTGTTCTGCGTTGATCACGGCGTGGCCCTGTGCACTGACTGCGCAGTCGCAGACCACCGCGCATGTCCGGAAGTGCGGCGGCTGGAGGACGTGGCGAAGGAGACGGACCAGCAGCTTGTGGAGATGTCAGCCAAACTCTCCGCGGCGGAGAGCGAGCTGGATGGCGCACTCCGCAAAGTAAACGCACGTTCGGCGGAGGTGGACCGCAGCGAGCAGGCCGCGGTGGCGAAGCTGAACGAAGTCTTTGAGCAGCTTCACCAGCTTGTCGAGAAAGCTCGAGAAGACCTCACGAGTTCGGCGCGCGCAGCGCATGACGAGGTCAGGTCGGAACTAGCCGAGGTCAAGACCTTGCTGGAAAGGCGCCGCCGCTCCGTGGCGTCATACAAGGGCCTGCTGACTCACGTGACTGACCTGGTGCCCTGCCCCAGCCTCACGGAGGCCAAGGTGCGCCTACACGAGAGCGTCAGCGCCATCAACGTCTCCGCCGACGTGCAAAGCGCGACAACCTTGCCGTCCATGCCCAGAGTGAAGGTTGATGCGGCTGTGATCAAACGAGTACAGGTGGAGCTGGAACACCTGGGATATCGAGAGGAAAAACCTAAG GAACCAGATCTCGTGTTTCACGAGAATCGCGGCACCAACATCTTGCTGACCGAGGATCGGAAGACAGCGGAGAGGATGGCGCCTGAGAATAATCCAGGGCAAGGGATgatcgtgtcacgtgacgctatgGAAGAGGACGTGTTGTACGAG GTGCGTGTTGACCAGATGACGGACAACTGGAACTACACACTGCGAGTTGGTGTGACAGGTACGCGACCCGCTCACCTGTCGATGGTGTACTGGTACGAAGACTTTGACGATTACTTCATCATCTGCCACTGCTCTTTGTTTGACCACGGTGAAACG GTTGAGACTGACTATGGCAAAGCGTTGGAGACCTTACGGGTTGGTAGCCGGGTAGGCTTGCTGTTGGACAGCTGCGGCAACCTTCACCTGTACGTCGACGGGTGCGACCAAGGTGTGGCCAAGCACAGCGTCTCACAACCTTGCTTCGCCCTCTTCGACATCCGCAACCGAGTGACCAAG GTGACTGCTCTGCCTTCTCGAAGACTGCAATGA